The following coding sequences lie in one Mustelus asterias chromosome 6, sMusAst1.hap1.1, whole genome shotgun sequence genomic window:
- the polr3g gene encoding DNA-directed RNA polymerase III subunit RPC7, which produces MSGGRGRGRGQFTFNIEAIGFSRGEVLPETRCQPLPLFPPTEFKPVPLNTGEDVNYLLALKQELRGASKKLPYYIESAIAKKDVERYAHKYQEKDCSKDWTPDWRRLPRELKPRIKKFKKPKNSTKVPLVSKMKAPKAVVKKLNEDVIQTLEVLEKKDAENKSDEETEEKEKEKSDEEGEAVDEEYNEEECEEENDYIASYFEDGDDYGVSDDNMDEATY; this is translated from the exons ATGTCTGGAGGTCGCGGCCGAGGCAGAGGACAATTCACTTTTAACATCGAAGCTATCGGCTTTTCCCGGGGCGAGGTTTTACCTGAGACTAGATGTCAACCTCTCCCTTTATTTCCG CCCACAGAATTTAAGCCTGTCCCCTTGAATACAGGGGAAGATGTAAACTACCTTCTGGCCTTGAAGCAAGAGCTAAGAGGAGCCAGCAAGAAACTGCCTTATTACATTGAAAGTGCCATTGCAAAGAAAG ATGTTGAAAGATATGCCCACAAGTATCAAGAGAAAGATTGCAGCAAAGATTGGACACCAG ATTGGAGAAGACTTCCACGGGAGCTAAAGCCGAGGATCAAAAAGTTTAAAAAACCAA AAAATAGTACAAAAGTACCCTTGGTCTCCAAAATGAAAGCTCCTAAAGCTGTAGTTAAAAAGTTGAATGAGGATGTAATACAGACACTGGAG GTTCTAGAGAAGAAGGATGCAGAGAATAAATCTGATGAAGAAACTGAAGAGAAGGAGAAAGAAAAAAGTGATGAGGAGGGGGAAGCTGTGGATGAAGAATATAATGAGGAGGAGTGTGAAGAG GAAAATGACTACATTGCATCATACTTTGAAGATGGAGATGACTATGGAGTTAGTGACGATAATATGGACGAAGCTACATACTAG